One window of Triticum dicoccoides isolate Atlit2015 ecotype Zavitan chromosome 5A, WEW_v2.0, whole genome shotgun sequence genomic DNA carries:
- the LOC119299310 gene encoding uncharacterized protein LOC119299310, translated as MSHFAAMKSPVPVAAAAAAATDAKSPLFCPKPRRPVAPLRCHQSGHSDAGAGMDLLDLLLSKGDESNLSAASPQPPLFCGSPPRRASNPVVHDSRFGMDCPSSPLPWWPVMSPVTPAPVVVRPTPRPAGPPMSPRSSAGCARVFQPAVRVEGFDCLDGGRSGRGHGIAAMV; from the exons ATGAGCCACTTCGCCGCCATGAAGAGCCCCGTCCcggtcgccgccgctgccgctgccgccaccGACGCGAAGAGCCCGCTCTTCTGCCCCAAGCCGCGCCGCCCGGTCGCGCCCCTCCGGTGCCACCAGAGCGGCCACTCTGACGCGGGCGCCGGCATGGATCTGCTCGACCTCCTCCTATCAAAG GGCGACGAGAGCAATCTTTCCGCGGCGTCCCCTCAGCCGCCGCTGTTCTGTGGCTCGCCTCCGCGGCGGGCCTCGAACCCGGTGGTCCACGACAGCCGGTTCGGCATGGACTGCCCGTCCAGTCCCCTGCCATGGTGGCCGGTGATGTCGCCGGTCACGCCAGCGCCGGTGGTGGTCCGTCCCACCCCACGCCCGGCGGGACCGCCGATGTCGCCCCGTTCCTCGGCTGGGTGCGCTCGCGTGTTCCAGCCAGCCGTCCGCGTCGAGGGTTTTGACTGCCTCGACGGTGGCCGTAGCGGCCGTGGCCATGGCATCGCCGCCATGGTCTAG